Proteins encoded by one window of Salirhabdus salicampi:
- a CDS encoding DUF1405 domain-containing protein: MYRMLLMDKRVLTLLMIINIAGTVYGYYWYRFQLADTPTKFLLFVPDSPTASLFFVFVLIAFIVGRNVPYIEALAMLTLFKYGVWAVVMNVLTLIEAGSIGFAGFMLIVSHGAMAVQGFMYSPFYRIEMRHLFVAAIWTLHNDVIDYVFEMMPVYYHLANYMKQIGYFTFWLSILSIALVYVFGVKRIKQ, from the coding sequence ATGTATCGAATGCTACTAATGGATAAACGAGTTTTAACCCTTTTAATGATCATAAATATTGCAGGAACCGTATATGGATATTACTGGTATCGCTTTCAATTAGCGGATACACCGACGAAATTTCTATTGTTTGTCCCTGACAGTCCGACAGCATCACTCTTTTTTGTTTTTGTTCTAATCGCCTTTATTGTTGGGAGAAACGTACCCTATATAGAAGCGTTGGCCATGTTAACCTTGTTTAAGTATGGGGTATGGGCGGTAGTGATGAATGTATTAACCTTAATAGAGGCGGGATCCATTGGATTTGCAGGTTTCATGCTAATTGTGTCCCATGGAGCCATGGCAGTTCAAGGTTTCATGTACTCCCCGTTTTATCGAATCGAAATGCGTCACCTATTTGTGGCGGCAATCTGGACATTACATAATGACGTTATTGATTATGTGTTTGAAATGATGCCTGTTTATTATCATTTGGCAAACTATATGAAACAAATTGGTTACTTTACATTTTGGTTAAGCATACTATCGATTGCACTTGTATATGTTTTTGGTGTCAAAAGGATAAAACAATAA
- a CDS encoding menaquinol-cytochrome c reductase cytochrome b/c subunit, whose product MHRGKGMKFVGDSRVPAEKKRFIPKDYSEYPGKTEPFWPNFLLKEWLVGAVFLIGFLCLTVAGAPPLEREADPNIAGYIPLPDWYFLFLYQFLKYEFASAEYIVLGTVVMPGLAFGALLLAPFLDRGPGRRPTQRPIATGLMLIGVAATIWLTYESVVHVDWEQRAQSQKLVEDIEIDKSSEGYAIYENNCMSCHGENLDGGAAGPPLLGIDRSADEIKEIAVNGLEGDPGMPAGVFAGSEEELEVLAEFIASLNEGNDDAH is encoded by the coding sequence GTGCATAGAGGAAAAGGGATGAAATTTGTAGGTGACTCACGTGTCCCTGCAGAGAAAAAACGCTTTATACCAAAAGACTATTCAGAATATCCCGGTAAAACAGAGCCCTTCTGGCCGAACTTCTTATTAAAGGAGTGGCTTGTAGGAGCCGTGTTCTTAATCGGATTTTTATGTTTAACGGTTGCGGGTGCTCCTCCGCTTGAGAGAGAGGCTGACCCGAACATTGCTGGATATATTCCACTACCTGACTGGTATTTCTTATTCTTATACCAATTTTTAAAGTATGAGTTTGCCTCTGCTGAGTACATTGTTCTCGGTACGGTTGTAATGCCTGGACTTGCTTTCGGTGCATTATTATTAGCGCCGTTCCTGGACAGAGGACCAGGTAGACGACCAACTCAGCGCCCAATTGCTACAGGGTTAATGTTAATTGGTGTTGCTGCTACGATTTGGCTTACCTATGAATCAGTGGTTCACGTAGATTGGGAGCAACGGGCTCAATCCCAAAAACTAGTTGAAGACATTGAAATTGATAAAAGTTCCGAAGGCTATGCCATATACGAAAACAACTGTATGAGTTGTCACGGAGAAAACCTCGATGGTGGGGCAGCTGGTCCACCACTTCTAGGAATTGACCGTTCAGCAGATGAAATTAAGGAAATTGCTGTAAATGGACTTGAAGGTGATCCAGGGATGCCAGCAGGAGTATTTGCTGGATCTGAAGAAGAGTTAGAAGTTTTAGCTGAATTTATCGCCTCATTAAATGAAGGTAATGATGATGCCCATTAA